A portion of the Sphaerochaeta pleomorpha str. Grapes genome contains these proteins:
- a CDS encoding cyclase family protein, which yields MKQIDLTIPLGIGTPPWPTYIPLQVQYFKRLAPNGANAQILTHSNHVGTHLDGEIHFYTPGKDIASLDLDFLVHEGVIVDISDICSDYDIYTSQMVEERVEVRDGDILIIHTGFHHYGWDQPTGDELRYMIKHPGPDREFAEWAKRKKLRWIGVDCGSADHPMNTKIREWMPKEAKECDAHFLQKYGKSLEEIYTADKYQLMHTDLFSQGIIHAECLGGDIDLLLNQHAVIGCYPWRFVDGEACISRIVAHIDDDRYALLMEKKKKAILTRFGDVAGAKNFWLSEEAKNQFIATKKKASKGAKNGH from the coding sequence ATGAAACAAATCGATCTGACGATTCCATTGGGAATAGGGACTCCGCCTTGGCCTACCTATATTCCTCTTCAGGTACAATATTTCAAGAGATTGGCACCGAATGGGGCAAATGCCCAGATTTTGACGCACTCCAACCATGTGGGTACCCATCTTGATGGGGAGATTCATTTTTATACACCGGGAAAGGATATTGCAAGCCTTGATCTGGATTTTCTAGTACATGAGGGGGTAATCGTAGATATCTCTGATATTTGCTCTGACTATGATATCTACACCTCACAGATGGTAGAGGAACGGGTTGAAGTACGTGATGGAGATATCTTGATCATCCACACTGGCTTTCACCATTATGGCTGGGACCAGCCGACCGGTGACGAGTTGCGCTATATGATAAAACACCCCGGCCCTGACCGGGAATTCGCAGAGTGGGCAAAAAGAAAAAAACTCCGTTGGATCGGGGTCGATTGCGGTAGTGCCGACCATCCCATGAACACAAAGATCAGGGAGTGGATGCCAAAAGAAGCGAAAGAATGTGATGCACATTTTCTACAGAAATATGGGAAATCACTCGAGGAAATCTATACCGCCGATAAATACCAGTTGATGCATACCGACTTGTTCAGCCAGGGAATAATCCATGCCGAGTGCCTAGGTGGCGATATCGATCTCTTGTTGAACCAACATGCCGTGATAGGTTGTTATCCCTGGCGCTTTGTGGACGGTGAAGCATGCATTTCCCGTATCGTCGCCCATATTGACGATGATAGGTATGCCCTGCTCATGGAGAAAAAGAAAAAAGCTATTCTCACCAGGTTTGGCGATGTCGCAGGCGCCAAGAATTTCTGGCTGAGTGAAGAGGCGAAGAACCAGTTCATCGCTACTAAGAAGAAGGCTTCTAAAGGAGCTAAAAATGGCCATTGA
- a CDS encoding DUF2877 domain-containing protein — MPITWTETLVGTASLLGSRFPIEEVGCQVYSISRSSINIIDRNGSLLTLVAYPKQLHPLSAVVEQSLAGNSFLAWHINENQTVHITKDKIEFEGGKWVSLLKAKRVPPESEAPHKDGKVDWPKIYDYIQILNTLQQKKRTQLQISCFFNQTENRSFFSLVFQCLATKLFEGYVHQDLQSVLQATEKLLGLGPGSTPAGDDFICGFLLLLNIVSGKETPEGVAIDPTFSTLYREKLQQLLHTTNLTTVISRQFLLLGCEGLFAQGLVRLGNACIYPQSDNTLFIESLLSLDTMGNSSGFDVATGLLLGLLVSMPVSAQRRDYELPVFLHCG, encoded by the coding sequence ATGCCCATCACATGGACTGAAACGCTTGTTGGTACTGCTTCTCTTCTTGGCTCCCGGTTTCCAATCGAGGAGGTTGGGTGCCAAGTGTATTCAATTTCTCGATCCTCGATTAATATAATTGATAGAAATGGGTCTTTACTTACCCTTGTAGCATATCCGAAACAGCTGCACCCCCTTTCTGCTGTAGTAGAACAGAGTCTTGCTGGGAATTCTTTCCTTGCCTGGCATATCAATGAGAATCAGACTGTCCATATCACCAAGGATAAAATAGAATTCGAAGGCGGAAAATGGGTTTCGCTTTTAAAGGCAAAGCGGGTGCCCCCGGAATCGGAAGCACCCCATAAAGATGGCAAGGTCGACTGGCCTAAAATCTATGATTACATACAGATACTGAATACCCTCCAGCAAAAAAAACGTACACAGTTGCAAATTTCTTGCTTTTTTAACCAGACGGAGAACCGCAGTTTTTTTTCCTTGGTTTTCCAATGCCTTGCAACAAAGCTTTTCGAGGGGTACGTACATCAAGACCTGCAATCGGTTTTGCAGGCAACCGAGAAGTTGCTTGGGCTCGGGCCTGGGTCAACTCCCGCCGGGGATGATTTTATCTGTGGCTTTTTGTTATTGCTGAACATAGTATCTGGCAAAGAAACACCAGAGGGGGTCGCAATCGACCCTACATTTTCTACCTTATACAGGGAAAAACTCCAACAATTACTCCATACTACTAACCTGACTACAGTTATTTCCAGGCAATTTCTCTTGCTTGGCTGTGAAGGCCTTTTTGCACAGGGCCTTGTGCGGCTTGGTAACGCATGTATATATCCCCAGAGTGATAACACTTTGTTTATCGAATCCCTTCTCTCACTCGATACAATGGGTAACAGCTCTGGGTTTGATGTTGCGACCGGTTTACTCCTTGGTCTGCTTGTATCCATGCCGGTTTCTGCACAAAGGAGGGATTATGAATTGCCGGTTTTCCTACATTGCGGCTGA
- the fdrA gene encoding DUF1116 domain-containing protein, with product MKRVLIHNELYADSVFLMLLSRDLKKNIGVVSASVIMGTPSNLALLKEQGFLESELVAAKSDDLVIAVDCKDEKTLETVIADAEDFLMGKIAEGEGAIPYEHPATLAEALSVQKTTNLAIISVPGQYAAYEARMALKKGLHVMLFSNNVSIEDEIELKRLGQKKGLLVMGPDCGTAIIGGAGLCFANRVAKGPIGIVAASGTGVQEVSCLLDRFGTGVSQAIGTGGRDLQSQIGGMSMLMGIAALERDPQTKVIVIISKPPNNAIACKVVSALEKGGKPSVVHFLGADLRGFDHSPSISWADNLEDTARLAANLVHVPISTAERAENWPFDMDWESIDVLVKREIAHMDTNQRNLRGYYTGGTLADEALMALSDLNGGVWSNNQTDPAFVLNNPYHSVAHSIIDLGDEIFTVGKPHPMIDPISRTDRIESEMNDPTIAVMLFDCILGDGSHADPATVLSGAIAKAKQAAKDRGGYLSAIVSVTGTDKDFQNRTEQIAILEKQKAIVMPSNYQAVRLAKRILLREFGPKTLHVQTCSHRLSSRSFPSEIESPELDTYAILSLFTQGLHVVNLGLEAFSKNLNACQVPSIQVSWNPPGRGNMRSFEALTRIEKQESLDRDAANAEAVGRIIDSLPMLQGIGRAGDVVPGMRKNLVLHAGPPLTWDCMCGPMRGAVIGALLYEKLANTPEEAAKLAASGKIDFEPCHEHKAVGPMAGVMTESMPVWMIQNKTYGNLAYATLNEGLGKVLRYGAYSQEVLENLRWMETTLAPVLHKALKRHGPIDVRNLVANALMMGDECHNRNKAATSLFIRELAPALVLLGEDPQLLAKVFEKIDSNDHFFLNISMAAAKCAMDAASSVEASTLVTAMARNGTEFSIQISSLGERWFTGPSSAVEGLYLPGFAASDAALDIGDSAIMETLGLGAFAMACAPAIVKFVGGRSLDALAYTKQMYRITISENAAFRIPSLDFRGNPTGIDAMKVVETGILPVIDTGIAHKEPGIGMVGAGMVKPPMNCFVKAVLAYADRYCTN from the coding sequence ATGAAGAGGGTACTCATTCATAATGAACTATATGCTGATTCAGTATTTTTAATGCTTCTTAGCAGGGACTTGAAAAAAAATATTGGAGTAGTCTCCGCCTCAGTTATTATGGGAACCCCAAGCAATCTTGCTTTGCTCAAGGAACAGGGCTTTTTGGAATCTGAACTGGTAGCAGCAAAATCCGATGACTTGGTGATCGCAGTAGACTGTAAGGATGAAAAAACCCTGGAAACAGTCATTGCGGATGCCGAGGATTTTCTCATGGGTAAAATTGCGGAAGGTGAGGGGGCGATACCCTATGAGCACCCCGCAACCCTGGCCGAAGCCCTATCTGTACAGAAAACCACGAACCTAGCAATCATATCCGTTCCCGGACAGTATGCTGCCTATGAAGCCAGAATGGCACTTAAAAAAGGGTTGCATGTCATGCTGTTCTCAAACAATGTGTCAATCGAGGACGAGATTGAGCTCAAACGCCTTGGACAGAAAAAGGGTCTTTTGGTTATGGGGCCTGACTGTGGTACGGCAATCATTGGGGGGGCGGGCCTTTGTTTTGCAAACAGGGTGGCAAAAGGTCCGATCGGAATTGTCGCGGCATCAGGTACCGGAGTGCAGGAAGTCTCCTGTCTCCTGGATCGGTTCGGCACTGGCGTAAGTCAAGCCATAGGTACAGGGGGAAGGGATCTGCAATCGCAGATTGGTGGCATGTCCATGCTCATGGGAATAGCTGCGCTTGAAAGAGATCCCCAGACAAAAGTTATCGTAATCATCTCGAAACCGCCGAATAATGCCATAGCCTGCAAGGTTGTCTCTGCCTTGGAGAAAGGTGGAAAACCTTCGGTTGTCCATTTTCTCGGTGCAGACCTGAGAGGGTTCGACCATAGTCCGTCAATCAGTTGGGCGGATAATCTTGAAGATACTGCAAGGTTGGCTGCAAACTTGGTACATGTCCCGATTAGCACGGCAGAACGAGCAGAGAACTGGCCATTTGATATGGATTGGGAATCGATCGATGTCCTGGTGAAACGGGAGATTGCCCATATGGATACCAACCAGAGAAACCTCAGGGGATATTATACCGGGGGGACTTTGGCAGATGAGGCCTTGATGGCCCTAAGTGACTTAAACGGCGGCGTTTGGTCCAACAACCAGACAGACCCTGCCTTTGTCCTTAACAATCCCTACCACTCGGTTGCCCACTCGATCATCGACCTTGGCGATGAGATCTTCACGGTAGGGAAACCCCATCCCATGATAGATCCGATCTCCCGCACCGACCGCATTGAGTCAGAGATGAACGACCCTACGATTGCGGTCATGCTTTTCGATTGCATCCTTGGTGACGGTTCCCATGCTGACCCTGCAACTGTCCTATCTGGGGCTATAGCCAAAGCGAAGCAGGCGGCAAAGGACAGGGGAGGATATCTTTCCGCAATCGTATCGGTGACAGGGACAGACAAGGATTTTCAAAATCGTACAGAACAGATTGCCATACTGGAAAAACAGAAGGCAATCGTAATGCCATCAAATTATCAGGCCGTGAGGTTAGCCAAAAGGATTCTGCTGAGAGAATTTGGACCCAAGACGTTACATGTGCAAACTTGCTCGCATCGGCTTTCCTCACGGTCTTTTCCATCAGAAATCGAGTCGCCAGAACTGGATACCTATGCGATTCTCTCCTTGTTTACGCAAGGATTACATGTCGTGAACCTAGGTTTGGAAGCTTTTTCAAAGAATCTCAATGCTTGCCAGGTGCCAAGCATCCAGGTTTCCTGGAATCCCCCGGGAAGAGGGAATATGCGTTCCTTTGAGGCCCTCACCCGGATTGAAAAGCAAGAAAGCCTCGATAGGGATGCTGCAAATGCAGAGGCAGTGGGCCGTATTATCGATTCGTTGCCGATGCTCCAGGGGATAGGGCGTGCCGGGGACGTTGTCCCTGGAATGCGAAAAAACCTTGTGCTTCATGCCGGGCCTCCTCTGACTTGGGATTGTATGTGCGGGCCGATGAGAGGGGCTGTGATAGGGGCTTTGCTGTATGAAAAACTTGCAAACACGCCTGAGGAGGCTGCGAAGTTAGCCGCTTCAGGGAAAATTGACTTTGAACCTTGCCATGAGCATAAAGCGGTAGGTCCCATGGCTGGGGTGATGACTGAAAGTATGCCAGTCTGGATGATCCAGAACAAAACCTATGGGAACCTCGCGTATGCAACATTGAACGAAGGGCTTGGCAAGGTGCTTCGCTATGGAGCCTATAGCCAGGAGGTACTTGAAAACCTGCGATGGATGGAAACAACACTGGCTCCCGTTTTACACAAAGCCCTCAAACGACACGGACCGATCGATGTGCGGAATCTTGTTGCAAATGCCTTGATGATGGGCGATGAGTGCCATAACAGGAATAAGGCGGCAACCTCACTTTTTATCCGTGAGCTTGCCCCTGCTCTGGTTCTTCTCGGGGAGGATCCGCAACTGCTGGCAAAGGTGTTTGAGAAGATAGATTCCAATGATCACTTTTTCTTGAATATTTCGATGGCTGCTGCCAAATGCGCAATGGATGCAGCTTCTAGTGTCGAGGCAAGTACGCTGGTGACAGCGATGGCCCGAAACGGTACGGAATTCAGCATACAGATCTCTTCTTTGGGAGAACGTTGGTTCACAGGTCCCTCCTCAGCGGTAGAGGGGTTGTACCTTCCGGGATTCGCAGCCTCCGATGCCGCGCTCGATATCGGTGATTCGGCAATCATGGAGACCTTGGGGCTGGGAGCATTTGCCATGGCCTGTGCACCTGCAATAGTCAAGTTTGTAGGGGGCCGCTCGCTTGATGCCTTGGCGTATACCAAGCAAATGTATCGAATCACGATATCTGAGAATGCTGCCTTCAGGATTCCTTCTTTGGATTTCAGGGGAAATCCAACAGGAATCGATGCGATGAAAGTTGTAGAGACAGGGATCCTGCCGGTCATTGACACGGGAATTGCCCATAAGGAACCTGGTATTGGGATGGTTGGGGCTGGGATGGTAAAACCTCCCATGAATTGCTTTGTGAAGGCTGTCTTGGCATATGCAGACAGATATTGCACGAATTGA
- a CDS encoding Zn-ribbon domain-containing OB-fold protein, with product MYDKKEPKILAYKCQKCGTVYYPAPMICRKCDTRRNPVTNTGWEKVNLGGVCRLLSWTRVWNLGEGYSQKSLSFGIVEFENGLRASGQLAVENPETGMQLDAKVVESDNRPGKPVHIFEFCLKQILGRYGGKT from the coding sequence ATGTATGATAAGAAGGAACCAAAGATTTTAGCGTACAAGTGTCAGAAATGTGGTACTGTATATTATCCGGCTCCAATGATTTGTAGAAAATGCGATACCAGAAGAAATCCTGTAACCAATACAGGATGGGAAAAAGTCAATCTAGGCGGGGTGTGCAGGTTGCTTTCCTGGACAAGGGTATGGAACCTGGGCGAAGGGTATTCCCAGAAAAGCCTGTCGTTTGGTATTGTTGAGTTTGAGAACGGTTTGCGGGCTTCAGGCCAGTTGGCTGTAGAAAACCCGGAAACTGGCATGCAGCTGGATGCGAAGGTCGTTGAGTCAGATAATCGGCCAGGAAAGCCGGTACATATATTTGAATTTTGCCTGAAACAAATACTTGGCAGGTATGGAGGGAAAACATGA
- a CDS encoding GntR family transcriptional regulator — MSGRSRSVDIYNTLYNRIITWKYPPGQRLTEEEVCAEFGVIRSPVREALNSLVSSHLVLKEEHKGYTVRRIDLREVNELYDTRLVLEEGVVRLICEHGMDPEILQPMREHWKSFLENLPSLGAQSAVEDELFHKTLADVAGNLVMAEMLSEISQQIHFVRLSDITDQSRFRRTCEDHLELLDALEKRDCDKAIALVKRNILWGKEKVDDAIKEALFHAHHMD; from the coding sequence ATGAGCGGACGTTCACGAAGCGTAGATATTTACAACACGCTCTACAATCGCATTATCACCTGGAAATATCCGCCTGGACAACGATTGACCGAGGAAGAAGTCTGTGCTGAATTTGGTGTGATCAGGTCTCCTGTCAGGGAGGCCTTGAACAGTTTAGTATCCTCGCATCTTGTTCTCAAGGAAGAGCACAAAGGCTATACGGTGAGAAGGATTGACCTTAGGGAAGTGAATGAGCTCTATGATACCCGTCTCGTTTTGGAAGAAGGTGTTGTTCGCCTGATTTGTGAGCATGGGATGGATCCTGAGATCCTTCAACCGATGAGAGAACACTGGAAGTCTTTTTTGGAAAACCTCCCCTCTTTGGGGGCGCAGTCGGCTGTTGAGGATGAATTGTTTCATAAGACACTTGCCGATGTTGCAGGAAATCTTGTAATGGCCGAGATGCTGTCAGAGATTTCCCAGCAGATACACTTTGTCCGTTTATCCGATATCACCGACCAGTCAAGGTTTCGCAGGACCTGCGAGGACCATCTGGAATTACTCGATGCCTTGGAAAAAAGAGATTGTGACAAGGCTATAGCATTAGTGAAGAGAAATATCCTCTGGGGCAAAGAAAAGGTCGATGACGCGATCAAGGAGGCATTGTTTCATGCCCATCACATGGACTGA
- a CDS encoding FAD binding domain-containing protein: MNCRFSYIAAETLDEVLQLLAENGPEAKLLAGGTDLLVRIRNGYCHPKIVVDIKQVPGFNTITWTETNGLLLGPVVTLTDIIASGIVQDKFPLIIACARNMGSNQIRNRATVVGNIASASPCSDMAPALLCLEANILAVSLRGSRSIPLCDFFTGVKKTVLLNDEIIFGLTVPPSTSLSRGAYLKLKRIKGQDLGLVCLALLLKNEEIRIAVGSCAQTPVVTPPIPVSTSTKDIVASILDLIHPISDIRCTAEYRRFMVEEYVKRLLKEVQS; the protein is encoded by the coding sequence ATGAATTGCCGGTTTTCCTACATTGCGGCTGAAACGCTGGATGAAGTTTTACAATTGCTGGCGGAAAACGGTCCTGAAGCAAAACTGCTTGCAGGAGGTACGGATTTGCTTGTTCGTATCAGAAATGGTTACTGCCATCCCAAAATCGTTGTCGACATAAAACAGGTACCGGGTTTCAATACCATAACATGGACCGAAACGAATGGGTTGCTCCTAGGGCCTGTGGTAACACTCACCGATATTATTGCAAGCGGTATTGTACAGGATAAATTTCCCTTGATCATTGCGTGCGCGCGGAATATGGGTTCGAATCAGATACGCAACAGGGCAACGGTAGTGGGAAATATTGCCAGTGCATCACCATGTTCGGATATGGCACCTGCCTTGCTTTGTCTTGAGGCTAATATCCTTGCTGTATCTCTGAGAGGTTCGAGGAGTATACCGCTCTGCGATTTCTTTACAGGGGTAAAGAAGACTGTCCTGCTCAATGACGAAATCATATTTGGCCTGACAGTTCCCCCTTCCACATCCCTTTCACGAGGGGCCTATCTCAAACTTAAGAGAATCAAGGGGCAGGACCTGGGCTTAGTTTGCCTTGCTTTGCTTTTGAAAAATGAAGAAATCAGGATTGCTGTCGGTTCTTGTGCCCAAACCCCAGTTGTCACTCCACCTATTCCTGTTTCTACCTCCACCAAGGACATAGTAGCTAGTATTTTGGATCTTATCCATCCGATCAGTGACATCCGGTGCACCGCTGAATATCGTCGTTTTATGGTAGAGGAATATGTAAAACGGTTGTTGAAGGAGGTTCAGTCATGA
- a CDS encoding (2Fe-2S)-binding protein produces MRILVTVNGLPYERDVPENKTLLHFLREDLGLTGTKEGCGAGECGSCTVLLNGKAVNSCLVLAAEANKAYVETIEGEASDGEASKLQKAFLKHHAVQCGFCTAGMLMAAREIIHTYPKPSVEQIQEGLSGNLCRCTGYQQIIEAILDVTGQGEDEKEIPHD; encoded by the coding sequence ATGAGAATTCTGGTAACAGTTAACGGACTGCCCTATGAGCGTGACGTCCCTGAAAACAAGACACTATTGCATTTTTTGAGAGAAGATTTGGGACTTACCGGCACAAAAGAAGGCTGTGGGGCCGGTGAATGCGGTTCTTGTACCGTACTGCTCAATGGGAAGGCGGTAAATTCATGCCTGGTCCTTGCTGCAGAGGCAAACAAGGCATATGTAGAAACGATCGAGGGTGAGGCCTCGGATGGGGAAGCATCAAAGCTACAGAAAGCATTTTTAAAACACCATGCAGTACAATGTGGCTTTTGTACGGCAGGTATGCTTATGGCCGCAAGGGAAATAATCCATACGTATCCCAAGCCTTCAGTAGAACAGATACAAGAAGGACTCAGCGGAAATCTGTGCAGGTGCACAGGATACCAACAGATCATCGAAGCAATCCTTGATGTAACCGGCCAAGGCGAGGATGAAAAGGAGATACCCCATGACTGA
- a CDS encoding thiolase C-terminal domain-containing protein → MANIGIVGIGHTKFGNLSGCSITELLSQAAIDALSDASFIERRREVDQVFVANMASVLFCHQTSLASALVSQLDMIPVSAETVENGPASGASAIKLAYMAIASKMADFVLVVGGESMHTLTPWKTTDVVSTMLESETEYNVGLTLPAFGGMFTRLYSEKYGLTEKDLALLAVKAHANAAKNIYAHLQIPCFLEALTEGPDRTVINPPVAEPLRLYATCPVSDGAAAVLLANLDSPKATGFPKIPIRIAGIASATDTHCVHNRKDPLVLDAVRIATEKAYAMANIGPKDISFAELHDAFSILELAISEEAGLFERGKSFLAVRQGVTEIGGRLPVNTSGGLKAKGHPLGASGVSQAVELVRQLRNEAEEGRQVANPSYGLAVNFGGFGNNVVALICAKG, encoded by the coding sequence ATGGCAAATATAGGGATTGTAGGTATCGGTCATACAAAGTTCGGTAACCTATCGGGGTGCAGCATCACAGAATTGCTGTCACAGGCTGCGATCGACGCCCTATCTGATGCCAGTTTTATCGAGCGACGAAGAGAAGTGGACCAAGTGTTCGTTGCCAATATGGCATCAGTCCTTTTTTGCCATCAGACCTCCCTTGCCTCCGCCTTGGTGAGCCAGCTCGATATGATACCTGTCAGTGCGGAAACTGTGGAAAATGGCCCTGCCTCAGGGGCAAGTGCCATAAAATTGGCTTATATGGCCATTGCCTCCAAAATGGCAGATTTTGTCCTGGTAGTAGGCGGGGAATCTATGCATACCCTGACTCCCTGGAAAACAACCGATGTAGTTTCAACCATGCTTGAAAGCGAGACAGAATACAATGTAGGGCTAACCCTTCCTGCCTTCGGGGGGATGTTTACCCGCCTCTATAGCGAAAAATATGGGTTAACCGAGAAAGACCTTGCCCTTCTGGCAGTAAAGGCACATGCAAACGCAGCAAAAAACATCTATGCCCATCTGCAAATACCCTGTTTTCTTGAAGCCTTGACGGAAGGGCCAGACAGAACAGTCATAAATCCGCCTGTTGCCGAGCCGTTACGCCTCTATGCAACCTGCCCCGTTAGTGACGGGGCAGCTGCTGTATTGCTTGCAAATCTCGATTCCCCGAAAGCGACGGGTTTTCCAAAGATTCCCATACGGATAGCAGGTATTGCCAGTGCCACCGATACCCATTGCGTCCATAACCGGAAAGATCCCCTAGTTCTTGATGCAGTACGGATAGCCACTGAAAAAGCCTATGCAATGGCAAATATAGGGCCAAAGGATATCTCCTTTGCTGAGTTGCATGATGCCTTCTCCATTTTGGAGCTTGCTATCAGCGAGGAGGCTGGTTTATTTGAAAGAGGGAAAAGTTTTCTCGCTGTACGGCAAGGGGTGACTGAAATCGGGGGGAGACTTCCGGTCAACACCTCCGGTGGCTTGAAAGCAAAGGGGCATCCCCTTGGGGCCTCTGGGGTGTCCCAGGCCGTGGAATTGGTTCGCCAGTTACGTAATGAAGCGGAAGAGGGGAGGCAGGTAGCAAATCCATCGTATGGTCTTGCAGTGAATTTTGGTGGATTTGGAAACAATGTTGTTGCACTTATCTGTGCGAAAGGATAG